The nucleotide window CCCCGGCAGCCTGCTCAAGTCCGAGCTGAACCGCGACCCGCGCATGGCCGCCCCCGCCAACATCACGCTCGACCAGCACCGCAACTTCGAGCTGCTCCGCCTCGCCAACAAAACCACCGTCCGCGATGGCGACACCACCTGGGAATTCATCGCCGGGGTCAGCCACAAGGACCTCGACCACCCCATCTCCACGGTCATCGACCAGAACACCAACGACTTCTTCGCCGGCTTCACCGGCACGAATGAATCGGAACTCTACGGCCACGCCAACCGCCTGCGCGGCGGCATCACCTTCTCCTACGGCCTCATCGATGCCTCCACCTACGCCAGCGTCTTCGGCCATCGCGGCGCGCTGACCAACCACGCCGACCAAACCGCCACCAATCTCGAAGGCTTCATCGAGGACCAGTTCACCGTCAGCCCCGGCTTCACCCTCATCGCCGGAGCCAGCGCCGCCTACAACCGCCGCGAGAGCGACATCACCTACGGCCCCGGCCGCGACTACGCCACGGACTACACCAACATCTCGCCCAAGGTCGGCTTCCGCTGGGAACCCACCCACCAGGTGCAGGTCTATGGAAACGTCTCCGGCAGCTACGAGCCGCCCTCCTTCAGCGAGGCTCTCACCCTGAATACCGCGCGCGATGCCCAGACCGCCACCACCGTGGAACTCGGCACCCGCGGCAGCTGGTGCGCCTTCCGCTGGGATGCCTCCGTCTATCACGCCGTCATCAAGGACGAGCTCCTCTCGCTCGTCGATCCCGTCACCCAGCTCACCAGCACCATCAATGCCGACAAGACCCTCCACTCCGGCATCGAAGCCGGATTCGAGGGCGACCTTCTTGGCACCCCGTGGGACCAGTCGCCGGACAACCGCCTCGTCTTCCGCACCGCCTGGACCTACGGCGACTTCCGTTTCGACAACGACGCCAAGTACGGCAACAACAAGATCGCCGGCCAGCCGCCCCACCTCATCCGCGGCGAGCTCACCTGGGAGAACCACAGCGGCTGGTACGCCGGTCCCACCTTCGAATGGGTGCCCACCAAGGCCTTCATCGACCATCGCAATACCTTCGCCGCCGATCCCTACGCCATCTGCGGCTTCAAGTTCGGCCAGCGCCGCGAGCAAGGCCTCTCCTGGTTCATCGAGGCCCGCAACCTGACCAACGAGAAATACGCCACCACCACCGGCGTGATGGAAAACGCCAACTTCACCGATCAGCGCCAGTTCCTCCCCGGAGACGGCCGCAGTCTCTACGGCGGCATCGAGTGGAAGTGGTGACCTCCTGACCGTGGTCGTGGCGTCCCGCCGCGACATCTTCACAAGACATTCCATCCCCATCATGACCCGCAACTGGATCCGCAAGTCCCACCGCTGGCTTGGTCTCCTCTTCAGCCTCACCGCCCTCATGTCCGCGGGCAGTGGCGTCCTGCACACCGTCATGACCCGCACCCAGGCTCCCCCTCCCTCCGCCCGCCCATCCGGCGGAGGGCTGGATGCCGCCGCCATCCGCATCCCCATCGCCGATGCCGTGGCGAAACTCCCCGCGGGCACCAAAGCCTCCGCCGTCAATGTCCGCACCATCAGCGGCGAGCCGTGGTATCAGGTCTTCACCGGTGGCCCCGGCGTCCCCGCCTACGTCAGCGCCGTCGATGGCCGCATCGATCCCACCCGGGACGAACTCTACGCCGCTGAAATCGCCACCGCCTTCCTCGGCGGCAAGCCCGTCCGCAAGACCGGCTATCTAACAGCCTTCAACAACGAATACATCAACATCTTCCGCATCCTCCCCGTCCACCGCTACGATGCGGACGATGGCAAGGGCACGCGCGTCTATGTCTCCACCACCACCGGCAGCGTCACCCGCCACACCGATGACGGCCGCCAGTTCGAAGCCAGCGCCTTCACCAACTTCCACAAGCTCGGCTTCATCCCGAACAAGGACATCCGCGACTGGGTCCAGATCATCACCACCGGCGGACTCTTCCTCCTCTCCCTCTTCGGCATCCTCCTCTTCTTCATCACCCGCCCCCGCAAGCGCGCGGCTTCTGAGCCCCGGAGGGGCGACGGATGGTAGCCGGTGGCGCAAGCCACCGGACAGCACCCGGCCCATTCGTCGATGCGCCCGGTAAACATCCATGATCTTCCGGACTCCGGTTGCGCCGCCCCTCCGGGGCTCAATCCATCACACGCGCTCCACCGGTGGTTTGCACCACCGGCTACCTTTCGCCGTCCCTACGGGACTCAGAATCTCCATCTACTACACTCCCCGTAGCCGCGTTCGTAAGAACGTGGGCTGGGCAAACCCACCCACCCCCTCCGGCATCGCCCCATCTTCCGCCTCACTGGGAGTGGCTGCTTTCGAGCAGCCATGAAAGGGGCATCGACATCCATTCGCTCAACCACGCCCCCGCACTCACCCACCTCTGAGCCCCGGAGGGGCGGCGGACGGTAGCCGGTGGCGCAAGCCACCGGACAACACCCGACCTCATTGACAAGTCCCGGAGGGACGACGCAACGCAGGCTCCCGACCTCCCTCCACTCCTCACGCCCCCGCACTCATCCACCTCTGAGCCCCGGAGGGGCGGCGGACGGTAGCCGGTGGCGCAAGCCACCGGACAACACCCGCCCTCATTGACAAGTCCCGGAGGGACGACGCAACGCAGGCTCCCGACCTCCCTCCACTCTCTCACGCCCCCGCACTCACCCACCTCTGAGCCCCGGAGGGGCGACGAATGGTAGCCGGTGGCGCAAGCCACCGGACAACACCCGACCTCATTGACAAGTCCCGGAGGGACGACGCAACGCAGGCTCCCGACCTCCCTCCACTCTCTCACGCCCCCGCACTCACCCACCTCTGAGCCCCGGAGGGGCGACGAATGGTAGCCGGTGGCGCAAGCCACCGGACAACACCCGACCTCATTGACAAGTCCCGGAGGGACGACGCAACGCAGGCTCCCGACCTCCCTCCACTCTCTCACGCCCCCGCACTCACCCACCTTTGAGCCCCGGAGGGGCGGCGGACGGTAGCCGGTGGCGCAACCGGACAACACCCGACCTCATTGACAAGTCCCGGAGGGACGACGCAACGTAGGCTCTCGTCATGCCTTCCACCTATTCGTGCCTCCACGTTCATGTCATCTTCTCGACAAAAGATCGGGTACCGGTGATCGGCACGGCTTGGCGCGACCGCCTGCACTCCTTCCTGGGTTCCGTCATTCAAGAACGCGGGGCACAACCCGTCGCGATCGGAGGTGTGGCGGACCATGTCCATCTCCTGATCGGCCTCAAACCCATACATGCACCTGCCGCGATCGTGCGTGAGTTGAAATCCGTATCCTCCAAATGGATCCGGGAAAACCGGTTGGCCCCGGCCTTCGGGTGGCAGGAAGGTTACGGTATTTTCAGCGTGGGACCATCCCAAGTGGATGCCGTGGTGAGATACATTGCGAACCAGGAAGAACATCACCGCACGCATACCGCGGAGGAAGAGTTCCGGGCGTTCCTGAGAAAAGCCGGTTTGGTTTCTCCGTCATAATCGCGGAAGTCGCGTCGTCCCTCCGGGACTCCATTCCATCGGCCTGTGCTCCGGTGGCTCCCGCCACCGGCTACCATCCGCCGCCCCTCCGGGGCTCTGAATCATCCTCCACCAACTACTACACTCTCCGTAGCTGCGTTCGCGGGAACGTGGGCGGGGCAAACCCGCCATCACCCTCGCACCTCCGGTCCCTCATTCACCCACCCTCTTCCTCTTCTCTGATCACTGCTGGCTGATCTCCCGGCACTCATCTCCGGTGATGCAGGAAATGCCCCGTCACCCGCGCCTTCGTCCAGCTCGCGATCTGATACGCCAGCGTCAGCGCGATCGCGGCCATCCCCGCCATCACCGCGAACACCCGCATGTCCGCCCCCATGAGCCGGTTGCACACATAGAAAAACGCCACCGCGATCACCGCCGCCGCCACGCAGCCCAGTCCCTCCGCGATCATCCACTGCATCCGCGTCACGCACGGGCACACCTCGCTCTTCCGCCACTCCCGCACCCGCCCGCGCGCCCGCTCCATCCACTCCACCGTGAACTCGGCCTCATCCGCCTCCACGATTCCCGCCACCGCCTCCGGGGGCACCCCCAGCGCGGCCACGTATTGCTCCTTCACACTGCGGTCCTGATCGACGGTATCACGAGGGTTCATGGGTTTCTGGCGACAACGGGTTTGCAAGAGCTTCGGCCTGCCACACGGATGTGGCCTTCCAGCATCCCTCACGCTAGCAGTCCGTCCCATGAATGACAAGAAGACGGATGCTTCTCCCCCGGAAAAACGTTTATAACCGCACCTGGAAGACGGCGCGATGACACTCACCCCAGCGGCGGCAGCGGCAGTCCCGCTTCCAGCACCTGCTCCAGCGCGTTCCACCCTTCCGGCGGCTTCACCTGCGCGCTCCACCACACGCCGCGGCGGTCCACCAGCCATTGCCGGCGCAGTTCCACCAGCACCGCCGCATCCTCCTCCACGCCGTACTCATAGCCGGCCTCCATGCTGCATGACGGGCAAACCTCATGCGTCACCACATCCACGGCATCGAGCGCATCGATACCCGGATACCCACAGACCGGACAACCATGGGAACGAATCTTCATCCGCCTTGTCTAACCATTAGACAACTCATCCACCTCTGGCCAGACAAAATCGGTGAAGAAGTCGAAGGTCTGAAAGTCGAAAGTCTGAAGGTCCTCTTACGTCTGCCTGGTCCCGCTGCGTCGCCTTCGACCTTCGACCTTCGACCTTCGACCTTCGACCTTCGACCTTCGACCTTCGACCTTCGACCTTCGACCTTCGACCTTCGACCTTCGACCTTCGACCTTCGACCTTCGACCTTCGACCTTCGACCTTCGACCTTCGACTTCTTCCTACCTCTTCTCATCCGGGCTGCGCCCGAAGGTGAAATCCCCGCTGGATGTCAGCTTGTCCCGCTCCTTTGCCGCCGGGTCGCTCCCCTTCGGCGGCACCGAAACATCCTTGTCACCGGGGAAGCCATCATTCGCCGCCTCATACGGACGCTGCGGCTCCGGCTCCCCCTCATACCAATAGGGATGGGCTGCGTTCATTTTGAAATCATCGCCCCATTTCCACCCGATTTCAAGGGATCGCCGCATGCCTCCTCCACAGCATCCCCGCACCATCGTGCGCCTTTCCTCCTCCCTCCGCCCGCCGCGCAAAATGCACCAATCCCGTGCGCCCTCCGCTGTTCCGCACCTGCCTCCGCACCCTCCCGGGATTCCTGAAATCCCTGCAACTCCCTGCTGCCAGCCATTCCCCGGACCTCACCGGCAGCCCGGCACACATCGTGCGACATCCCCGTTGATCCCGTGATGAAGGAAAGCCGCCCGGCCCACGTCGAATCAAACAGCTCCCCCCACCCGGAATCAAAACCTGAACCGCCCACCGCCATGAAATCCCAATCCCGCCTCGGCATCCCCTATGAAGGCGCGGTCCTCTCCATGGTCAACCACGACTGGATCCACATGGTCGCCTTCAATGGCTCCGACCTCTGCCTGCTGTGGACCAAGCACGGCGCGGACTGCGCCTACGCCCTGCGTCAGGTGGTGCGGCACTTCCACATCCACACCCTCTCGG belongs to Luteolibacter ambystomatis and includes:
- the tnpA gene encoding IS200/IS605 family transposase: MPSTYSCLHVHVIFSTKDRVPVIGTAWRDRLHSFLGSVIQERGAQPVAIGGVADHVHLLIGLKPIHAPAAIVRELKSVSSKWIRENRLAPAFGWQEGYGIFSVGPSQVDAVVRYIANQEEHHRTHTAEEEFRAFLRKAGLVSPS
- a CDS encoding PepSY domain-containing protein, yielding MTRNWIRKSHRWLGLLFSLTALMSAGSGVLHTVMTRTQAPPPSARPSGGGLDAAAIRIPIADAVAKLPAGTKASAVNVRTISGEPWYQVFTGGPGVPAYVSAVDGRIDPTRDELYAAEIATAFLGGKPVRKTGYLTAFNNEYINIFRILPVHRYDADDGKGTRVYVSTTTGSVTRHTDDGRQFEASAFTNFHKLGFIPNKDIRDWVQIITTGGLFLLSLFGILLFFITRPRKRAASEPRRGDGW
- a CDS encoding TonB-dependent receptor family protein, encoding MKSTHLIAAASICGLASAETTPEAASNKTLPDVVVTATKEKSLTAPSVQAAREELAKVPGGTEVVDADRYLRGRASTVADTFALSPGVFAQSRFGSDEARISIRGSGLQRTFHGRGIRVMQDGIPVNLADGSFDMQALEPTAASYINIWRGANALDQGSSTLGGAIDYVSRTGLNSTGGDLRVEAGSYGYLRAGIAGGFSAGSADVYASLTHQQQDGFRNHAEQENERLFTNFGWRFNDDVETRFYITAVNTNSELPGSLLKSELNRDPRMAAPANITLDQHRNFELLRLANKTTVRDGDTTWEFIAGVSHKDLDHPISTVIDQNTNDFFAGFTGTNESELYGHANRLRGGITFSYGLIDASTYASVFGHRGALTNHADQTATNLEGFIEDQFTVSPGFTLIAGASAAYNRRESDITYGPGRDYATDYTNISPKVGFRWEPTHQVQVYGNVSGSYEPPSFSEALTLNTARDAQTATTVELGTRGSWCAFRWDASVYHAVIKDELLSLVDPVTQLTSTINADKTLHSGIEAGFEGDLLGTPWDQSPDNRLVFRTAWTYGDFRFDNDAKYGNNKIAGQPPHLIRGELTWENHSGWYAGPTFEWVPTKAFIDHRNTFAADPYAICGFKFGQRREQGLSWFIEARNLTNEKYATTTGVMENANFTDQRQFLPGDGRSLYGGIEWKW